A stretch of Vibrio maritimus DNA encodes these proteins:
- a CDS encoding HlyC/CorC family transporter has product MDDISTGILFAILAGLIVISGYFSGSETGMMSLNRYRLKHLSKTGHKGAKRVEKLLSRPDRLIGLILIGNNLVNILASAIATVLGLRLFGDLGVAIATGALTMIILVFAEVTPKTLAALYPERVSFMSSIVLTILMKLLSPLVILVNFITNGFIRLLGLRVDHNDEDHLSSEELRTVVNEAGSLIPRRHQDMLISILDLEHVTVNDIMIPRNEITGININDDWKSIVRQLTHSPHGRVVLYRDQIDEVVGMLRLRESYRLMLEKNEFTKETLLRSADEVYFIPEGTPLNVQMLKFQRNKERIGLIVDEYGDINGLVTLEDILEEIVGEFTTSMAPTLSDEITPQGDGSFLIEGSANIRDINKGLKWTLPTDGPRTLNGLILEYLEDIPESHLSVQVADHPMEIVELEENRIKMVKVFPKTKR; this is encoded by the coding sequence TTGGACGACATTTCGACCGGTATTTTATTTGCAATCCTTGCAGGTCTAATTGTAATTTCCGGCTATTTCTCGGGCTCAGAGACAGGGATGATGTCTTTGAACCGATACAGACTTAAACACTTATCCAAAACAGGCCATAAAGGTGCAAAGCGTGTTGAGAAACTGCTTAGCCGCCCCGACCGACTCATCGGCCTGATCCTTATCGGTAATAACCTAGTTAATATACTGGCGTCTGCAATCGCTACGGTACTTGGTCTGCGTTTGTTCGGTGACCTCGGTGTCGCGATCGCGACAGGTGCACTGACTATGATTATATTGGTGTTCGCAGAAGTAACGCCAAAAACGCTCGCCGCTCTTTATCCTGAACGCGTGTCGTTTATGAGTAGTATCGTGCTCACCATCTTGATGAAGCTGCTCTCGCCTCTCGTTATCCTGGTCAACTTCATTACCAACGGTTTTATCCGCCTGCTTGGACTTCGTGTCGACCATAACGATGAAGATCACTTGAGTTCAGAAGAGCTGCGGACAGTGGTAAACGAAGCGGGCTCGCTGATCCCTCGCCGCCACCAAGATATGTTGATTTCGATTCTCGACCTTGAGCACGTGACCGTAAACGACATCATGATTCCACGTAACGAGATCACCGGCATCAATATCAACGATGACTGGAAATCGATTGTTCGTCAGCTAACGCACTCGCCTCATGGCAGAGTGGTGCTGTATCGAGATCAAATCGATGAAGTCGTTGGCATGTTGAGACTACGTGAATCATATCGTCTGATGCTTGAGAAAAACGAGTTCACAAAAGAGACCCTGCTGCGAAGTGCAGACGAAGTTTACTTCATCCCTGAAGGGACACCTCTCAACGTGCAGATGCTTAAGTTCCAACGCAATAAAGAGCGTATCGGTCTTATCGTTGATGAGTATGGTGATATCAATGGGCTCGTGACTCTCGAAGATATTCTAGAAGAGATCGTGGGCGAGTTTACCACCTCAATGGCGCCTACTCTGTCTGACGAAATTACGCCTCAAGGCGATGGCAGTTTCCTTATTGAGGGCAGTGCTAACATTCGAGACATCAACAAAGGGCTGAAATGGACGTTGCCGACTGACGGTCCGCGCACCTTAAACGGTTTGATTCTAGAGTACTTAGAAGACATCCCTGAAAGCCACCTAAGCGTGCAGGTCGCCGACCATCCGATGGAAATAGTAGAGCTTGAGGAAAACCGCATTAAGATGGTGAAGGTTTTTCCAAAAACAAAGCGCTAA
- the ffh gene encoding signal recognition particle protein gives MFENLTDRLSKTLKNISGKGRLTEDNIKDTLREVRMALLEADVALPVVREFIKGVKERAVGVEVSKSLTPGQEFIKIVQAELEQVMGESNEALDLAAQPPAVILMAGLQGAGKTTSVGKLSKLLNEREKKKVLVVSADVYRPAAIKQLETLAGDVGVDFFPSTADQKPIDIANAAIDHAKKKFYDVLIVDTAGRLAVDHEMMDEIQQLHTAINPVETLFVVDAMTGQDAANTAKAFGDALPLTGVILTKVDGDARGGAALSVRHITGKPIKFLGVGEKTDALEPFHPDRVASRILGMGDVLSLIEDLQRNVDTEKAEKMAKKFKEKKGFDLEDFREQLGQMQNMGGMMGMMDKLPGMSNLPDNVKDKVDDKMFKQMEAIINSMTMKERQRPELIKGSRKKRIAAGSGTQVQDVNRLLKQFTQMQKMMKKMQKGGMRGMMRNMQGMMGGMGGMGGGGNPFGR, from the coding sequence ATGTTTGAGAATTTAACGGATCGTCTATCCAAAACGCTGAAGAATATCAGCGGTAAAGGTCGTCTGACCGAAGACAACATCAAAGACACGCTGCGCGAAGTCCGCATGGCGCTACTTGAGGCGGACGTTGCTCTGCCCGTTGTTCGTGAGTTTATCAAAGGTGTTAAAGAGCGCGCTGTTGGTGTTGAGGTGTCTAAATCACTCACGCCAGGTCAGGAGTTCATCAAGATTGTTCAAGCTGAGCTTGAGCAAGTTATGGGTGAATCGAACGAAGCGCTTGATCTTGCTGCGCAGCCGCCAGCTGTCATTCTTATGGCGGGTCTACAAGGTGCAGGTAAAACCACCAGTGTGGGCAAGCTCTCTAAGCTTCTAAATGAGCGCGAGAAAAAGAAAGTACTGGTTGTGTCTGCCGACGTATACCGTCCAGCGGCAATCAAGCAGCTTGAAACACTAGCCGGTGATGTGGGTGTGGACTTCTTCCCATCGACAGCCGATCAAAAGCCAATCGATATTGCTAATGCTGCTATCGACCACGCTAAGAAGAAATTCTACGATGTATTGATTGTCGATACCGCAGGTCGCCTAGCGGTTGACCACGAAATGATGGATGAAATCCAGCAGCTTCATACAGCAATCAACCCAGTTGAAACCCTGTTCGTGGTTGACGCTATGACAGGTCAAGATGCGGCGAACACGGCGAAAGCCTTCGGTGATGCACTGCCACTAACCGGTGTGATCCTGACTAAGGTGGATGGTGATGCACGTGGTGGTGCGGCGCTTTCCGTTCGCCATATCACAGGTAAACCAATCAAGTTCTTGGGTGTAGGTGAGAAGACCGACGCTCTAGAACCTTTCCACCCAGACCGTGTGGCCTCACGTATCCTTGGTATGGGTGACGTTCTTTCTCTTATCGAAGACCTTCAGCGTAATGTCGATACTGAGAAAGCTGAGAAGATGGCGAAGAAGTTCAAGGAGAAGAAAGGCTTTGACCTTGAAGACTTCCGCGAACAGCTTGGTCAGATGCAGAACATGGGCGGCATGATGGGCATGATGGATAAACTTCCAGGCATGTCAAACCTGCCAGACAACGTCAAAGATAAAGTTGACGACAAGATGTTCAAGCAGATGGAAGCCATCATTAACTCGATGACCATGAAAGAACGTCAGCGTCCTGAGCTTATCAAAGGCTCTCGCAAAAAACGTATCGCGGCAGGTTCTGGTACTCAGGTACAAGATGTGAACCGCCTGCTTAAGCAATTCACCCAAATGCAGAAGATGATGAAGAAGATGCAGAAAGGTGGCATGCGCGGCATGATGCGTAATATGCAGGGCATGATGGGTGGCATGGGCGGTATGGGCGGCGGTGGCAATCCGTTTGGCCGATAA
- the metH gene encoding methionine synthase: protein MENQLKQRILLIDGGMGTMIQGYKLEEEDYRGERFADWQCDLKGNNDLLVLTQPDLIKEIHSAYLEAGADILETNTFNATTIAMADYEMESLSEEINYEAARLARIAADEWTAKTPERPRYVAGVLGPTNRTCSISPDVNDPGYRNVSFDELVEAYSESTRALIRGGSDLILIETIFDTLNAKACSFAVESVFEELGIELPVMISGTITDASGRTLSGQTTEAFYNALRHVKPLSFGLNCALGPDELRQYVEEMSRISEGFVSAHPNAGLPNAFGEYDLSPEDMAEHIGEWARSGFLNLVGGCCGTTPEHIRQMAQAVEGVTPRPLPELPVACRLSGLEPLTIEKESLFINVGERTNVTGSARFKRLIKEELYDEALEVARQQVENGAQIIDINMDEGMLDAEACMVRFLNLCASEPEISKVPIMVDSSKWEVIEAGLKCIQGKGIVNSISLKEGKEKFVEQAKLIRRYGAAVIVMAFDEVGQAETRERKLEICTNAYRILVDEVGFPPEDIIFDPNIFAVATGIEEHNNYAVDFIEAVADIKRDLPHAMISGGVSNVSFSFRGNNYVREAIHAVFLYHCFKNGMDMGIVNAGQLEIYDNVPDKLREAVEDVVLNRREDGTERLLDIAAEYANKGVGKEDDASALEWRTWPVEKRLEHALVKGITEFIVEDTEEARVNASKPLEVIEGPLMDGMNVVGDLFGEGKMFLPQVVKSARVMKQAVAHLEPFINASKQAGSSNGKILLATVKGDVHDIGKNIVGVVLQCNNYEIIDLGVMVPCEKILKVAKEENVDIIGLSGLITPSLDEMVHVAKEMERQGFDLPLLIGGATTSKAHTAVKIEQNYSEPVVYVNNASRAVGVCTSLLSSELKPAFVEKLDIDYERVRDQHNRKKPRTKPVTLEKARENKVDIDWQNYTPPKPAKPGVHVFEDFDVATLRNYIDWTPFFMTWSLVGKYPVILEHEEVGEEAKRLYKDANDLLDRVEREGLLKAAGMCALFPAASVGDDIEVYTDETRSEVRTVLHNLRQQTEKPKGFNYCLSDYIAPKESGKQDWIGAFAVTGGIGERELADEYKAQGDDYNAIMIQAVADRLAEAFAEYLHEKVRKEIWGYSADEALSNDDLIREKYQGIRPAPGYPACPEHTEKGSLWEMLNVEETIGMSLTTSYAMWPGASVSGWYFSHPDSRYFAIAQIQQDQVDSYADRKGWSLEEAEKWLGPNIN, encoded by the coding sequence ATAGAAAATCAGCTCAAGCAGCGTATTCTTTTGATCGATGGTGGTATGGGCACCATGATCCAAGGATACAAACTTGAGGAAGAGGACTATCGCGGCGAGCGTTTTGCAGATTGGCAGTGTGATCTTAAAGGCAACAATGACCTTTTAGTATTAACTCAGCCAGACCTGATCAAAGAGATCCATAGCGCCTACCTAGAAGCGGGTGCGGACATTCTTGAAACTAACACCTTCAACGCCACCACGATCGCCATGGCTGACTACGAGATGGAATCACTGAGTGAGGAAATCAACTACGAAGCCGCTAGACTTGCCAGAATTGCTGCCGATGAGTGGACAGCTAAAACGCCAGAGCGACCTCGCTACGTTGCCGGTGTTCTTGGTCCAACCAACCGTACGTGTTCTATCTCCCCAGACGTAAATGATCCGGGCTACCGTAATGTTAGCTTTGATGAGCTGGTGGAAGCATACTCTGAATCCACTCGTGCGCTGATTCGCGGCGGCAGTGACCTAATCCTTATTGAAACCATTTTCGATACGCTGAATGCCAAAGCCTGTTCGTTCGCGGTTGAATCCGTGTTTGAAGAGCTAGGTATCGAGCTTCCAGTGATGATCTCAGGCACCATTACCGATGCGTCTGGTCGTACCCTTTCAGGGCAAACTACCGAAGCTTTCTACAACGCATTGCGCCACGTGAAGCCACTCTCTTTCGGCCTCAACTGTGCTCTCGGACCTGATGAGTTAAGACAATATGTTGAAGAGATGTCTCGCATCTCCGAAGGTTTTGTCTCTGCGCACCCGAATGCTGGTCTACCGAATGCCTTTGGTGAGTACGACCTTTCTCCTGAAGACATGGCTGAGCACATCGGTGAATGGGCACGAAGCGGCTTCCTAAACCTAGTGGGTGGCTGTTGTGGTACTACGCCTGAACACATTCGCCAGATGGCACAGGCTGTCGAGGGTGTGACTCCTCGTCCATTGCCTGAACTCCCTGTCGCTTGTCGGCTATCTGGTCTAGAGCCTCTTACCATCGAGAAGGAATCGCTATTCATTAACGTTGGTGAGCGTACCAACGTGACAGGTTCTGCTCGCTTTAAGCGCCTTATCAAAGAAGAGCTTTATGATGAAGCGCTAGAAGTGGCTCGTCAGCAAGTTGAAAATGGTGCGCAGATCATCGATATCAACATGGATGAGGGCATGCTAGATGCCGAAGCCTGTATGGTTCGATTCCTAAATCTGTGTGCCTCTGAGCCTGAGATCTCCAAAGTACCTATCATGGTGGATTCCTCAAAATGGGAAGTCATCGAAGCGGGCCTTAAGTGTATCCAAGGTAAGGGCATTGTTAACTCCATCTCGCTAAAAGAAGGCAAAGAGAAGTTTGTCGAGCAAGCGAAGCTGATCCGCCGTTATGGTGCAGCCGTTATCGTGATGGCGTTTGACGAAGTGGGTCAGGCGGAAACTCGCGAGCGTAAACTAGAAATCTGTACCAATGCTTATCGTATTCTTGTTGATGAAGTTGGCTTCCCACCAGAAGACATCATCTTTGACCCGAATATCTTCGCGGTAGCGACGGGTATTGAAGAGCACAACAACTATGCGGTCGACTTTATTGAGGCGGTAGCAGACATTAAGCGTGACCTGCCGCATGCGATGATCTCTGGTGGCGTATCGAATGTTTCGTTCTCGTTCCGTGGTAACAACTATGTTCGTGAAGCGATTCATGCGGTGTTCCTTTACCACTGTTTCAAGAACGGTATGGACATGGGTATTGTTAACGCCGGTCAGCTTGAGATCTACGATAACGTTCCAGACAAACTGCGTGAAGCGGTAGAAGATGTGGTACTCAACCGTCGTGAAGATGGTACTGAGCGACTATTGGACATTGCTGCTGAATACGCTAACAAAGGTGTTGGTAAAGAAGATGATGCCAGTGCACTAGAGTGGCGTACATGGCCAGTAGAGAAGCGTTTAGAGCATGCGCTTGTGAAAGGTATCACCGAGTTCATCGTCGAGGATACCGAAGAAGCGCGCGTCAATGCCTCAAAACCTCTCGAGGTGATTGAAGGTCCTTTAATGGATGGCATGAACGTGGTCGGTGACCTATTTGGTGAAGGTAAGATGTTCCTTCCTCAGGTAGTAAAATCGGCGCGTGTGATGAAGCAGGCCGTGGCGCACCTTGAACCATTTATCAATGCGTCTAAGCAAGCGGGCTCGAGCAACGGTAAGATTCTTCTTGCGACTGTTAAAGGTGATGTGCACGACATCGGTAAGAATATCGTTGGCGTGGTTTTGCAGTGTAACAACTACGAGATCATCGACCTTGGCGTCATGGTGCCTTGCGAAAAGATCCTTAAAGTTGCTAAAGAAGAGAACGTCGACATCATTGGTCTGTCAGGCCTTATTACGCCATCACTTGATGAAATGGTTCACGTCGCCAAAGAGATGGAGCGTCAAGGCTTCGACCTGCCGCTATTGATTGGCGGCGCGACGACATCCAAAGCACATACCGCGGTTAAGATTGAGCAGAACTACAGCGAGCCTGTGGTTTATGTCAACAACGCATCACGTGCAGTGGGTGTGTGTACTTCGCTACTTTCTAGCGAACTAAAACCTGCGTTTGTTGAGAAGCTAGATATTGATTACGAGCGTGTTCGTGATCAGCATAACCGCAAGAAACCACGCACTAAGCCAGTCACATTGGAAAAAGCGCGTGAAAACAAGGTAGATATCGACTGGCAGAATTACACGCCGCCAAAACCGGCTAAGCCAGGCGTGCACGTGTTTGAAGATTTCGATGTTGCGACACTGCGTAATTACATCGACTGGACACCATTCTTTATGACGTGGTCGCTGGTGGGCAAGTACCCAGTCATTCTAGAACACGAAGAAGTAGGTGAAGAGGCGAAGCGTTTGTACAAAGACGCTAACGACCTACTCGATCGCGTTGAACGAGAAGGGTTGCTAAAAGCCGCGGGCATGTGTGCATTGTTCCCTGCTGCTTCTGTGGGTGACGACATCGAAGTTTATACCGATGAAACACGCAGTGAAGTTCGCACTGTCCTTCATAACCTTCGCCAGCAAACTGAAAAACCAAAAGGCTTTAACTACTGTCTATCGGACTACATTGCACCGAAGGAGAGTGGCAAGCAAGATTGGATTGGTGCCTTCGCGGTAACCGGTGGCATTGGCGAACGAGAACTTGCCGATGAATACAAGGCGCAAGGTGATGATTACAATGCCATCATGATCCAAGCGGTAGCTGACCGATTGGCTGAAGCTTTTGCTGAGTACCTGCACGAGAAAGTGCGTAAAGAAATCTGGGGCTACTCTGCGGATGAAGCATTGTCGAACGACGATCTTATCCGTGAGAAATACCAAGGTATTCGCCCTGCACCTGGCTATCCAGCGTGTCCAGAGCACACAGAGAAAGGCTCGCTTTGGGAGATGCTTAATGTCGAAGAGACGATTGGTATGTCGCTAACTACTAGCTATGCGATGTGGCCGGGCGCGTCGGTATCGGGTTGGTACTTCTCGCACCCTGACTCTCGTTACTTTGCTATTGCTCAGATTCAGCAAGACCAAGTTGATAGCTACGCAGACCGAAAAGGTTGGAGCTTGGAAGAAGCCGAAAAGTGGCTTGGTCCTAACATCAACTAG
- the rpsP gene encoding 30S ribosomal protein S16, which produces MVTIRLARHGAKKRPFYQIVVADSRNAATGRFIEKVGFFNPTAKGQEEGLRLDLERVNHWVGQGATVSDRVAKLVKDAQKAA; this is translated from the coding sequence ATGGTTACCATTCGTTTGGCACGTCACGGCGCTAAGAAGCGTCCATTCTATCAAATCGTAGTAGCGGACAGCCGCAATGCAGCAACTGGCCGTTTCATCGAGAAAGTGGGTTTCTTTAACCCAACTGCTAAAGGTCAAGAAGAAGGTCTACGTCTAGACCTTGAGCGCGTTAACCACTGGGTTGGTCAAGGCGCAACAGTTTCTGACCGCGTTGCTAAGCTAGTTAAAGACGCTCAAAAAGCGGCTTAA
- the rimM gene encoding ribosome maturation factor RimM (Essential for efficient processing of 16S rRNA) produces the protein MSNQDERIVVGKFGSTYGIRGWLKVFTYTDNPESIFDYSPWYINQKGEWVEYKVESWKRHNKGMVCKLEGLEVREEAHLLTNFEIAIDPAVLPELSEDEFYWRELFGMKVVTTKGYDLGEVTDIMETGSNDVLVVKANLKDAFGQKERLVPYLEEQVIKKVDREAQRIEVDWDPGF, from the coding sequence ATGAGCAATCAAGACGAAAGAATTGTTGTAGGTAAATTTGGTTCTACTTACGGCATTCGCGGATGGCTTAAGGTGTTTACCTACACAGACAATCCTGAAAGTATTTTCGATTACAGCCCTTGGTATATTAACCAAAAGGGTGAATGGGTAGAGTACAAAGTTGAAAGTTGGAAGCGCCATAACAAAGGTATGGTGTGTAAGCTAGAAGGTCTTGAGGTTCGTGAAGAAGCTCACCTACTGACCAACTTCGAGATTGCAATCGACCCAGCTGTGCTACCAGAGCTGTCAGAAGATGAATTCTACTGGCGCGAATTGTTCGGTATGAAAGTAGTGACCACGAAAGGTTATGACCTAGGGGAAGTAACTGACATCATGGAAACTGGTTCGAACGATGTTTTGGTTGTGAAAGCAAATCTGAAAGATGCTTTTGGGCAAAAGGAACGGTTGGTACCGTACCTTGAAGAGCAAGTGATCAAGAAAGTTGATCGCGAAGCTCAACGGATCGAAGTTGACTGGGATCCTGGATTCTAA
- the trmD gene encoding tRNA (guanosine(37)-N1)-methyltransferase TrmD, giving the protein MWVGVISLFPDMFRSVTDYGVTGQAVKKGLLSIETWNPRDFTHDKHRTVDDRPYGGGPGMLMMVQPLRDAIHAAKQASPGKTKVIYLSPQGRKLDQTGVEELAKNDNLVLICGRYEGVDERIIQTEVDEEWSIGDFVMTGGEIPAMTLIDSVSRFVPGVLGDFASAEEDSFANGLLDCPHYTRPEVLDDLEVPSVLKSGNHKDIRRWRLQQSLGRTWLRRPELLENLALTDEQEQLLAEFIKETRNNSK; this is encoded by the coding sequence ATGTGGGTTGGCGTAATTAGCCTTTTTCCAGACATGTTCCGCAGCGTTACTGATTATGGAGTAACAGGTCAAGCGGTTAAAAAAGGTCTACTGTCGATTGAGACATGGAATCCTCGTGATTTCACTCACGACAAACATCGCACTGTCGATGATAGACCTTACGGTGGTGGTCCTGGTATGTTGATGATGGTTCAGCCATTGCGCGATGCCATTCACGCAGCCAAACAGGCATCACCGGGTAAGACGAAAGTCATTTACCTTTCTCCTCAAGGTCGTAAGCTCGATCAGACTGGGGTAGAAGAACTAGCGAAAAACGACAACCTTGTGTTGATTTGTGGACGCTACGAAGGGGTAGATGAGCGCATCATCCAAACTGAGGTTGACGAAGAATGGTCAATCGGAGATTTTGTGATGACAGGTGGGGAAATCCCAGCCATGACGCTAATCGACTCAGTCTCACGGTTTGTTCCGGGAGTACTAGGCGATTTTGCTTCAGCAGAAGAAGATTCTTTTGCAAATGGCTTACTAGATTGTCCACACTATACGCGCCCTGAAGTTCTAGACGATTTAGAGGTACCAAGTGTCCTCAAGTCTGGCAACCACAAGGACATTCGTCGCTGGCGACTACAGCAGTCGTTAGGCCGTACTTGGCTAAGAAGACCGGAGCTCCTGGAAAACCTAGCTCTGACTGACGAACAGGAACAATTACTTGCCGAGTTCATTAAAGAAACTCGAAATAACAGCAAGTAA
- a CDS encoding cation:proton antiporter has translation MSVYQTLCFLSAAAMLIALINSKIGKMQTTIAITAGAMMLSLLILIAGQNDWFQLTELATETVADIDFEDFLLQGILGFLLFAGGLGIKLPHLKDQKWEITVLALGATLFSTFFIGFVLYGFCLLIGLQFDLIYCLLFGALISPTDPIAVLAIVKKLDAPQRVSTQVEGESLFNDGFGLVIFVTLFTIAFGTEAPTVGSVTMLFLQEAIGGIVYGFVLGLVFHYLISSTDDHSMELLLTIGIPTAGYAFAEFLHVSGPLSMVVSGIMIGNWTRYIGFSKQSEEHLDHFWELVDEFLNGVLFLLIGMSMLLFQFHQEDWIMMAVSIPLVLCARYLSVALAYVGFKRYRRYNPWSVRILTWGGLRGGLALAMALSIPSGIWVIEDKLIDVKEIIMVMTYSVVVFSILIQGSTITPMIEKAKLAEKEMQKETQPDGEIKAQQD, from the coding sequence ATGTCCGTCTATCAGACTTTATGCTTTTTGTCCGCAGCAGCCATGTTAATTGCTCTAATAAATAGCAAGATAGGTAAGATGCAAACCACCATTGCAATTACTGCCGGCGCTATGATGCTATCACTGCTCATCTTAATCGCAGGCCAAAATGATTGGTTTCAGTTAACCGAACTCGCGACCGAAACCGTCGCTGATATCGATTTTGAAGACTTCCTACTCCAAGGGATCCTCGGCTTCCTGCTGTTTGCCGGTGGTTTGGGTATCAAACTGCCCCACCTTAAAGATCAAAAATGGGAAATTACCGTCCTCGCCTTAGGCGCGACGCTATTCTCTACCTTCTTTATCGGGTTTGTGCTGTATGGCTTCTGTTTACTGATTGGCCTTCAATTTGATCTTATCTACTGCTTGCTATTCGGCGCCTTGATCTCTCCTACCGACCCTATCGCCGTTCTTGCGATCGTTAAAAAGTTGGATGCGCCACAACGTGTATCAACGCAAGTAGAAGGAGAATCCCTATTTAACGATGGTTTTGGTCTGGTTATCTTTGTCACCCTGTTTACGATTGCATTCGGCACAGAGGCACCAACGGTAGGCAGCGTGACTATGCTGTTCTTACAAGAAGCCATTGGCGGGATTGTTTATGGCTTTGTTCTAGGTCTGGTATTCCACTATCTGATTAGCTCTACAGACGATCACTCAATGGAGCTGCTACTAACGATAGGTATACCAACCGCAGGCTATGCGTTTGCAGAGTTCCTACATGTATCTGGACCATTATCTATGGTCGTTTCCGGCATTATGATTGGCAACTGGACACGTTACATTGGCTTTTCAAAACAGTCAGAGGAACACCTCGACCACTTCTGGGAGCTTGTAGACGAATTCTTAAATGGTGTGCTGTTCCTACTCATCGGTATGTCGATGCTGCTATTCCAATTCCATCAAGAAGACTGGATCATGATGGCCGTTTCAATACCGCTTGTACTTTGTGCGCGTTATTTGAGTGTAGCGCTGGCCTACGTGGGCTTTAAGCGCTATCGCCGCTATAACCCTTGGTCGGTGCGTATTTTAACGTGGGGTGGCTTACGCGGCGGTCTTGCGCTGGCAATGGCACTCTCTATCCCGTCCGGTATCTGGGTGATTGAGGATAAGCTCATCGACGTTAAAGAGATCATCATGGTCATGACCTACTCGGTTGTGGTGTTCTCCATCTTGATTCAAGGTTCAACCATTACCCCTATGATTGAGAAAGCCAAGTTAGCTGAGAAAGAGATGCAGAAAGAAACGCAGCCTGATGGCGAGATAAAAGCTCAGCAGGATTAG
- a CDS encoding cytochrome C assembly family protein gives MDSLIAIAAAILYSLAIATIIPGLVNQVGIRTKTVLVSAVLALTFHAVLLSDLIFSGAGQNLSILNVASLISFIISLFMSVAMVKTRIWFLLPVVYSFAAINLSAATFVPTAFITHLEHNPKLLIHISLALFSYSTLSIGALYAIQLAWLDHKLKNKKALTINPNLPPLMMVERQLFKIILIGTGLLTATLVTGFVFVQDMFAQGKAHKGVLSFMAWVIYTVLLWGHYQKGWRGKKVTWFAVAGATLLTLAYFGSRFVREIILN, from the coding sequence ATGGACAGTTTAATCGCAATTGCGGCCGCTATTCTTTATAGCTTGGCCATCGCAACAATCATCCCAGGCTTGGTCAATCAGGTCGGGATCCGTACGAAAACTGTTCTGGTTAGTGCTGTTTTAGCGCTGACTTTTCACGCGGTGTTACTCAGCGATCTCATCTTTAGTGGTGCAGGTCAAAACCTCAGTATTCTGAATGTCGCTTCTTTAATTAGCTTCATCATCTCGCTATTTATGAGCGTGGCTATGGTGAAAACACGTATTTGGTTTTTGCTTCCTGTTGTCTATAGCTTTGCTGCAATCAACTTATCAGCAGCGACCTTTGTACCAACGGCTTTCATCACTCATCTAGAGCACAACCCAAAGCTACTGATTCATATCTCGCTAGCGCTTTTCTCATACTCAACGCTATCGATTGGCGCACTCTATGCCATTCAACTAGCTTGGCTGGATCACAAACTGAAGAATAAGAAAGCGCTCACCATCAACCCTAACCTTCCTCCATTAATGATGGTGGAAAGACAACTTTTCAAGATCATCTTGATTGGTACTGGGCTATTAACCGCTACCTTGGTCACAGGTTTTGTATTTGTACAGGATATGTTTGCACAAGGAAAAGCTCACAAAGGTGTGTTGTCGTTTATGGCGTGGGTTATCTACACCGTGCTTCTATGGGGTCACTATCAAAAGGGCTGGCGCGGCAAAAAAGTCACTTGGTTTGCAGTTGCTGGGGCCACACTTCTCACACTCGCTTACTTTGGCAGCCGCTTTGTAAGAGAGATCATCTTGAACTAG